In Trifolium pratense cultivar HEN17-A07 linkage group LG7, ARS_RC_1.1, whole genome shotgun sequence, a genomic segment contains:
- the LOC123898843 gene encoding plastid-lipid-associated protein, chloroplastic-like — MASLSNLMKILHTNTLPITPLNSIPSISPPSITVCFRNKHFGRRIVLGDGLKRMVFVHANISDDEWGTDKDENSAGVAVAEAILPEKLTDSETEKLKKTLVDSFYGTDRGLKATSETRAEIVELITQLEAKNPTPASADALTLLNGKWILAYTSFAGLFPLLSSGLLPLLKVEEISQTIDSESLTVQNSVLFAGPLSTTSISTNAKFEVRSPNRLQIKFEEGIIGTPQLTDSLEIPENVEFLGQNVDLTPFKGILTSVQNTASSVVKTISNQPPLKIPISSSNAESWLLTTYLDAELRISRGDGGSVFVLIKEGSSLLTN; from the exons ATGGCGTCTCTCTCAAACCTCATGAAAATTCTCCACACAAACACCCTTCCAATCACACCTCTCAACTCCATCCCTTCAATTTCCCCACCGTCCATCACAGTCTGCTTCCGAAACAAACATTTCGGAAGACGGATTGTGTTGGGCGATGGTTTGAAGCGGATGGTGTTTGTTCATGCGAATATTAGTGATGATGAGTGGGGTACAGATAAGGATGAGAATTCGGCTGGCGTGGCGGTTGCAGAGGCGATATTGCCGGAGAAATTGACTGATAGTGAGACTGAGAAACTGAAAAAGACTTTGGTTGATTCGTTTTATGGGACTGATCGTGGACTTAAGGCGACGAGTGAAACGAGAGCTGAGATTGTTGAGCTTATTACTCAGCTTGAGGCTAAGAATCCGACCCCTGCTTCTGCTGATGCTTTAACTCtgcttaatggaaaatggattctcgC GTATACATCATTTGCAGGTTTATTTCCATTGTTGTCAAGTGGACTATTACCATTACTCAAGGTTGAAGAAATATCTCAGACTATTGACTCTGAAAGTTTAACAGTCCAAAACTCTGTTCTCTTTGCTGGTCCATTGAGTACCACCTCCATCAGTACAAATGCCAAATTCGAAGTTCGAAGTCCTAATCGTCTGCAG ATCAAGTTTGAGGAAGGTATCATAGGAACTCCACAACTAACAGACTCATTAGAGATACCAGAAAATGTGGAATTTCTTGGACAAAATGTTGATCTCACACCTTTCAAAGGCATACTTACTTCTGTCCAAAACACTGCTTCATCAGTTGTGAAAACAATTTCCAATCAGCCTCCATTGAAGATTCCAATTTCCAGCAGCAATGCTGAATCATGGTTGCTTACTACATATCTTGATGCTGAACTACGTATCTCAAGGGGTGATGGTGGTAGTGTGTTTGTTCTGATCAAGGAAGGAAGCTCTCTTttgacaaattaa